From a region of the Cucumis sativus cultivar 9930 chromosome 6, Cucumber_9930_V3, whole genome shotgun sequence genome:
- the LOC101220806 gene encoding uncharacterized protein LOC101220806 produces MKDDYETEEKKQAAADVMFQYSKFVMACIGNQVRPCDLRFHLMKEISGMPTSLKRESSQRAASPDAMGESSSSGTARLDKVDSFRVL; encoded by the exons ACCGAAGAGAAAAAGCAAGCTGCTGCTGATGTAATGtttcaatattcaaaatttgtgaTGGCCTGTATTGGAAATCAAGTAAGACCATGTGACTTGAGATTTCACTTGATgaag GAGATTTCTGGAATGCCAACTTCTTTGAAGAGGGAATCATCCCAACGAGCAGCTTCTCCGGATGCCATGGGCGAATCGTCAAGCTCAGGTACAGCTAGACTTGATAAAGTAGATAGCTTTAGAGTGCTGTAG
- the LOC101220568 gene encoding protein POLLENLESS 3-LIKE 2, translated as MLQDMWNAPPGFRPSKSAPSSPAKPLAVSRLRPDPYHVTHKVPVGDTPYVRAKNVQLVAKDPDKAIPLFWAAINAGDRVDSALKDMAIVMKQQNRAEEAIEAIKSLRNRCSDQAQESLDNILLDLYKRCGRLDDQIALLKHKLFLIQQGLAFNGKRTKTARSQGKKFQVSVEQEATRLLGNLGWALMQQNNYVEAEDAYRKALTIAPDNNKMCNLGICLMKQGRISEAKENLRRVKPAVIDGPRGTDSHLKAYERAQQMLKDLESEMMNRGGDRLEQRRLFDTFLGSSSIWQPQPCKDHTTTTLPTLPVTNPVRTIQDDFGDENIDTNSLTNQMVAPPQQHKFIKQVQVPLGNSLNVAAQPFFLSKFVSEPISKVPLGNQFPEGLKRTRSGNAANSMRVNDLVEIKRPFLAELGKTETKTRKPFSTSEETDKWAEILPDDNDFEEAILAAVLGSSDDEAEKKTTANAGAGGGGGGGVIQRKIEKRLKVFEDITLSLSPRA; from the exons ATGCTACAAGACATGTGGAACGCTCCTCCGGGCTTCAGGCCTTCCAAATCCGCCCCTTCTTCTCCGGCCAAGCCTCTTGCCGTCTCCCGGCTCCGTCCCGATCCATACCATGTCACTCACAAGGTTCCAGTTGGGGATACACCCTACGTTAGGGCAAAAAATGTTCAG TTGGTGGCTAAGGATCCGGATAAGGCGATTCCTCTGTTTTGGGCTGCCATTAACGCAGGGGACAGAGTTGATAGTGCGTTGAAAGATATGGCTATTGTGATGAAGCAGCAGAATCGAGCGGAAGAAGCGATTGAAGCGATTAAATCATTGCGAAATCGGTGTTCAGATCAGGCGCAGGAGTCTCTGGATAACATTCTTCTCGATCTATACAAG AGATGTGGAAGATTAGATGACCAGATAGCTCTTTTGAAGCATAAACTGTTCTTGATTCAACAAGGTTTAGCGTTTAATGGTAAACGGACCAAAACCGCGCGATCTCAAGGAAAGAAGTTTCAAGTTTCTGTAGAGCAAGAAGCAACTAGATTACTG GGGAATTTGGGATGGGCACTGATGCAACAAAACAACTATGTTGAAGCAGAAGATGCTTATAGAAAAGCACTTACAATTGCTCCAGATAACAACAAAATGTGCAACCTTGGAATCTGTTTGATGAAACAAGGTAGAATTTCTGAGGCAAAAGAGAATCTAAGAAGAGTTAAACCAGCAGTTATAGATGGGCCAAGAGGCACAGATTCCCATCTCAAAGCTTATGAAAGAGCACAACAAATGCTCAAAGATCTCGAGTCAGAAATGATGAATAGAGGAGGTGACAGGCTTGAACAAAGGCGGCTATTCGACACCTTTCTCGGTTCTTCGTCGATTTGGCAGCCTCAGCCTTGCAAGGATCACACAACAACCACTTTACCAACATTACCTGTCACAAATCCTGTTAGGACAATTCAAGATGATTTTGGTGACGAGAATATTGATACCAACTCGTTAACAAACCAAATGGTTGCTCCTCCTCAACAACATAAGTTTATCAAACAAGTTCAAGTTCCTTTAGGGAACTCATTGAATGTTGCTGCACAACCattttttctatcaaaatttGTAAGTGAACCTATTAGTAAAGTCCCATTGGGAAACCAATTTCCTGAAGGTCTGAAGAGAACAAGGTCTGGAAATGCAGCCAACTCAATGAGAGTAAACGATTTGGTGGAAATAAAAAGGCCATTTTTAGCAGAGTTAGGAAAGACCGAAACTAAGACAAGAAAGCCATTTTCTACCTCAGAAGAGACAGATAAATGGGCAGAAATATTGCCTGATGACAATGATTTTGAAGAAGCTATTCTTGCTGCAGTTCTGGGATCATCGGATGATGAAGCAGAGAAGAAAACAACAGCCAATGCAGGTGCCGGTGGCGGAGGTGGCGGCGGTGTAATTCAgagaaaaattgagaaaaggCTCAAGGTTTTTGAAGACATTACACTTTCCTTGAGCCCCAGAGCCTAA
- the LOC101220337 gene encoding probable L-ascorbate peroxidase 3 — MASPNVDAVYLKEIEKARRDLRALIFKEKCAPIMLRLAWHDAGSYDAKTKTGGPNGSIRFMNELNHTANKGLKIAVDFCETVKTRHPKITYADLYQLAGVVAVEITGGPPIDFVPGRKDANAAIEEGRLPDGHKGASHLRDVFYRMGLTDKDIVALSGGHTLGRAHKDRSDFEGPWTKDFLKFDNSYFVELLKNDSRSGDQLLKLPTDKALVTDSQFSQYVREYAKDEDKFFTDYAASHKKLSELGFTKPSTVLNGKGCAWKNGIVVAVIIAVVGIILSYNRGILPQGGNAFQLNLF; from the exons ATGGCATCTCCCAACGTCGATGCTGTGTACCTGAAGGAAATCGAGAAGGCCCGTCGAGACCTCCGTGCTTTAATCTTCAAAGAGAAATGCGCTCCCATTATGCTCCGTTTAGC GTGGCATGATGCTGGTAGCTATGACGCTAAAACGAAAACCGGAGGTCCCAATGGCTCCATCAGGTTCATGAATGAATTGAACCATACTGCAAATAAAGGACTCAAAATCGCAGTTGATTTCTGTG AAACTGTGAAGACCAGACATCCAAAAATCACATATGCAGATCTGTACCAG CTTGCTGGAGTTGTTGCTGTGGAGATTACTGGCGGGCCACCCATTGACTTTGTCCCCGGAAGAAAG GACGCAAATGCAGCTATAGAAGAAGGCCGCCTTCCAGATGGCCACAAAG GTGCTTCCCATTTAAGAGATGTATTTTACAGGATGGGACTAACTGACAAGGATATTGTGGCATTATCTGGCGGACACACATTG GGAAGAGCTCACAAGGACAGATCAGATTTTGAAGGCCCATGGACAAAGGACTTTCTGAAGTTTGATAACTCCTACTTTGT GGAATTGCTGAAAAATGACTCTCGATCTGGGGATCAACTGTTGAAGCTTCCTACAGACAAGGCCTTGGTCACAGATTCTCAGTTTTCCCAATATGTGAGGGAATACGCAAAG GATGAAGACAAGTTTTTCACGGATTATGCAGCATCTCACAAGAAACTGTCTGAGCTTGGCTTCACTAAACCTTCCACAGTTCTCAATGGCAAAGGCTGTGCTTGGAAAAACGGAATTGTGGTAGCTGTGATCATAGCAGTTGTGGGGATAATACTGAGTTACAATAGAGGCATTTTGCCTCAGGGGGGGAATGCCTTTCAACTAAATCTATTCTGA
- the LOC101220098 gene encoding protein ALTERED PHOSPHATE STARVATION RESPONSE 1 isoform X2, whose amino-acid sequence MGCCYSRLEREETVSRCKARKRYMKQLVKARQAFSASHSLYIRSLRGTGAALRQFSNAETYIRRPQPHQHHHLPPVLPSPTPRTPPPPPPPHIPMSPSSDTWTSITASPALPPPPPPPPSSTWDFWDPFVPSTSRTVTEEEWEATTIASEAMVTVTGAASSAPPPSVVSGFSKDTSSTELAMVVSRNTKDLVEIIKELDEYFLKAADAGAQLSLLLEVPTFSSQKKGGQVYNNGWSLWGSNTKPNDAFGKLNGELTATNMGNGYGGNSRSHCSTVEKLYAWEKKLYQEVKTAEATRIEHEKKVEQLRKLELKRADYVKTEKTKKEVEKLESQMMVASQAIETTSAEIIKLREIELYPQLLELVKGLMCMWRSMYESHQVQTHIVEQLKYLNIIPSAEPTSEIHRQSTLQLELEVQQWHASFCNLVKAQRDYVQSLTGWLRLCLFQISGNPLLRTGQDSRIYSLCEEWNLAVDRIPDKVASEGIKSFLTVVHAIVVQQAEEYRQKKKADSASKELDKRATELRSLESKYVSHSMRECSASTRGRDPVQEKQNKVDNLRTKAQDEKQKHENLVSVTRSMTINNLQMSFPHVFQAMVGFSSVCMHAYEAVYNQTKNPDQHEVKRLLP is encoded by the exons ATGGGTTGCTGTTACTCGAgattagagagagaagaaacTGTTTCAAGGTGCAAAGCAAGAAAGAGGTACATGAAACAGTTGGTTAAGGCAAGGCAAGCTTTTTCAGCTTCTCATAGCTTGTACATTCGTTCTCTTCGCGGTACCGGCGCTGCTCTCCGACAGTTTTCCAATGCAGAGACCTACATTCGCCGCCCTCAGCCGCATCAGCACCACCACCTCCCGCCGGTGCTCCCATCTCCAACTCCACGAACGCCGCCGCCTCCTCCACCTCCGCATATCCCCATGAGTCCTAGTTCCGACACCTGGACATCGATCACGGCCTCCCCGGCACTACctccgccgccgccgccgcctcCATCATCCACTTGGGATTTCTGGGACCCTTTTGTGCCGTCGACATCTCGTACTGTGACTGAAGAAGAATGGGAAGCTACCACTATTGCATCGGAAGCTATGGTCACTGTAACAGGGGCGGCGAGTTCAGCACCGCCGCCGTCAGTGGTGAGTGGTTTTTCAAAGGATACTTCCAGCACTGAGCTTGCTATGGTAGTTTCGAGGAATACTAAAGATCTGGTAGAGATTATTAAGGAGCTTGATGAGTACTTTCTCAAAGCTGCTGATGCTGGTGCTCAGCTCTCTTTGCTTTTGGAAGTCCCCACTTTTTCTTCTCAGAAAAAAGGAG GGCAGGTTTACAATAATGGGTGGAGTTTGTGGGGTTCAAACACAAAACCAAATGACGCATTTGGGAAGTTAAATGGAGAATTAACAGCAACGAATATGGGGAATGGGTATGGTGGGAATAGCCGAAGCCACTGTTCAACAGTGGAGAAGTTGTACGCTTGGGAGAAAAAACTGTACCAAGAGGTCAAG ACTGCCGAGGCCACAAGGATAGAGCATGAGAAGAAGGTGGAACAATTGAGGAAGCTAGAGCTGAAGAGGGCTGATTATGTAAAGACtgagaaaactaaaaaagaagttgaaaagcTGGAGTCACAAATGATGGTTGCTTCTCAGGCCATTGAAACTACATCTGCTGAAATCATCAAGCTAAGAGAAATTGAGCTCTATCCACAACTTCTTGAGCTTGTCAAAGG ATTGATGTGCATGTGGAGAAGTATGTATGAGTCTCATCAGGTCCAAACACACATTGTTGAACAGCTTAAATATCTAAACATCATACCATCTGCCGAGCCAACATCCGAGATTCACCGCCAATCAACTCTCCAGCTTGAGCTTGAAGTCCAGCAATGGCATGCCTCTTTTTGCAACCTAGTCAAAGCTCAGCGGGATTATGTCCAATCTCTTACAGGCTGGTTACGGCTTTGCCTTTTCCAGATAAGTGGAAACCCATTATTAAGAACAGGTCAAGATTCTAGAATCTACTCACTGTGTGAGGAATGGAATCTTGCAGTTGATAGGATTCCAGACAAAGTGGCTTCTGAAGGAATCAAGAGCTTCTTAACCGTAGTTCATGCCATAGTTGTCCAACAAGCTGAGGAATATAGGCAAAAGAAGAAGGCAGATTCTGCCTCGAAAGAGCTTGACAAGAGAGCTACCGAACTAAGATCACTAGAAAGCAAATATGTCTCACATTCAATGCGAGAATGCTCTGCATCGACGAGAGGGAGAGACCCAGTTCAGGAGAAGCAAAACAAGGTGGATAATTTGAGAACAAAAGCTCaagatgaaaaacaaaagcatgAAAATTTAGTCAGTGTGACTAGGTCAATGACGATAAATAACTTGCAAATGAGTTTTCCCCATGTTTTCCAGGCAATGGTTGGGTTTTCCAGTGTATGTATGCACGCATACGAGGCAGTTtataatcaaactaaaaacCCTGACCAGCATGAGGTGAAGAGATTACTACCTTAG
- the LOC101220098 gene encoding protein ALTERED PHOSPHATE STARVATION RESPONSE 1 isoform X1, with protein MGCCYSRLEREETVSRCKARKRYMKQLVKARQAFSASHSLYIRSLRGTGAALRQFSNAETYIRRPQPHQHHHLPPVLPSPTPRTPPPPPPPHIPMSPSSDTWTSITASPALPPPPPPPPSSTWDFWDPFVPSTSRTVTEEEWEATTIASEAMVTVTGAASSAPPPSVVSGFSKDTSSTELAMVVSRNTKDLVEIIKELDEYFLKAADAGAQLSLLLEVPTFSSQKKGAGQVYNNGWSLWGSNTKPNDAFGKLNGELTATNMGNGYGGNSRSHCSTVEKLYAWEKKLYQEVKTAEATRIEHEKKVEQLRKLELKRADYVKTEKTKKEVEKLESQMMVASQAIETTSAEIIKLREIELYPQLLELVKGLMCMWRSMYESHQVQTHIVEQLKYLNIIPSAEPTSEIHRQSTLQLELEVQQWHASFCNLVKAQRDYVQSLTGWLRLCLFQISGNPLLRTGQDSRIYSLCEEWNLAVDRIPDKVASEGIKSFLTVVHAIVVQQAEEYRQKKKADSASKELDKRATELRSLESKYVSHSMRECSASTRGRDPVQEKQNKVDNLRTKAQDEKQKHENLVSVTRSMTINNLQMSFPHVFQAMVGFSSVCMHAYEAVYNQTKNPDQHEVKRLLP; from the exons ATGGGTTGCTGTTACTCGAgattagagagagaagaaacTGTTTCAAGGTGCAAAGCAAGAAAGAGGTACATGAAACAGTTGGTTAAGGCAAGGCAAGCTTTTTCAGCTTCTCATAGCTTGTACATTCGTTCTCTTCGCGGTACCGGCGCTGCTCTCCGACAGTTTTCCAATGCAGAGACCTACATTCGCCGCCCTCAGCCGCATCAGCACCACCACCTCCCGCCGGTGCTCCCATCTCCAACTCCACGAACGCCGCCGCCTCCTCCACCTCCGCATATCCCCATGAGTCCTAGTTCCGACACCTGGACATCGATCACGGCCTCCCCGGCACTACctccgccgccgccgccgcctcCATCATCCACTTGGGATTTCTGGGACCCTTTTGTGCCGTCGACATCTCGTACTGTGACTGAAGAAGAATGGGAAGCTACCACTATTGCATCGGAAGCTATGGTCACTGTAACAGGGGCGGCGAGTTCAGCACCGCCGCCGTCAGTGGTGAGTGGTTTTTCAAAGGATACTTCCAGCACTGAGCTTGCTATGGTAGTTTCGAGGAATACTAAAGATCTGGTAGAGATTATTAAGGAGCTTGATGAGTACTTTCTCAAAGCTGCTGATGCTGGTGCTCAGCTCTCTTTGCTTTTGGAAGTCCCCACTTTTTCTTCTCAGAAAAAAGGAG CAGGGCAGGTTTACAATAATGGGTGGAGTTTGTGGGGTTCAAACACAAAACCAAATGACGCATTTGGGAAGTTAAATGGAGAATTAACAGCAACGAATATGGGGAATGGGTATGGTGGGAATAGCCGAAGCCACTGTTCAACAGTGGAGAAGTTGTACGCTTGGGAGAAAAAACTGTACCAAGAGGTCAAG ACTGCCGAGGCCACAAGGATAGAGCATGAGAAGAAGGTGGAACAATTGAGGAAGCTAGAGCTGAAGAGGGCTGATTATGTAAAGACtgagaaaactaaaaaagaagttgaaaagcTGGAGTCACAAATGATGGTTGCTTCTCAGGCCATTGAAACTACATCTGCTGAAATCATCAAGCTAAGAGAAATTGAGCTCTATCCACAACTTCTTGAGCTTGTCAAAGG ATTGATGTGCATGTGGAGAAGTATGTATGAGTCTCATCAGGTCCAAACACACATTGTTGAACAGCTTAAATATCTAAACATCATACCATCTGCCGAGCCAACATCCGAGATTCACCGCCAATCAACTCTCCAGCTTGAGCTTGAAGTCCAGCAATGGCATGCCTCTTTTTGCAACCTAGTCAAAGCTCAGCGGGATTATGTCCAATCTCTTACAGGCTGGTTACGGCTTTGCCTTTTCCAGATAAGTGGAAACCCATTATTAAGAACAGGTCAAGATTCTAGAATCTACTCACTGTGTGAGGAATGGAATCTTGCAGTTGATAGGATTCCAGACAAAGTGGCTTCTGAAGGAATCAAGAGCTTCTTAACCGTAGTTCATGCCATAGTTGTCCAACAAGCTGAGGAATATAGGCAAAAGAAGAAGGCAGATTCTGCCTCGAAAGAGCTTGACAAGAGAGCTACCGAACTAAGATCACTAGAAAGCAAATATGTCTCACATTCAATGCGAGAATGCTCTGCATCGACGAGAGGGAGAGACCCAGTTCAGGAGAAGCAAAACAAGGTGGATAATTTGAGAACAAAAGCTCaagatgaaaaacaaaagcatgAAAATTTAGTCAGTGTGACTAGGTCAATGACGATAAATAACTTGCAAATGAGTTTTCCCCATGTTTTCCAGGCAATGGTTGGGTTTTCCAGTGTATGTATGCACGCATACGAGGCAGTTtataatcaaactaaaaacCCTGACCAGCATGAGGTGAAGAGATTACTACCTTAG